A stretch of DNA from Allomeiothermus silvanus DSM 9946:
GGCTCGGGCAACCATTACGTGGACGTCTTCGCCGACGAGCAGAACCGGATTTGGGTAGGGGTGCACTTCGGCTCGAGGGGCCTGGGGCACACCGTGGCCTCGGGTTTCATGGCCCTCTTCCAGAACCGCCCCTGGGGCTCGAGGGGCGCCGAGGTGGAAGCCCTTCTCGACCTCAGCTCCGAACTCGGCCAAGCCTACTGGGCCCTCATGAACCTGGCCGGGCGCTACGCCTACGTGGGCCGGGAGTGGGTGGCCCGCAAGGTGGTGCAGATTCTGGGCGGGCGGGAGCTCGAGCTGGTCCACAACCACCACAATTTCGCCTGGAAGGAATTCCACGGCGGCCAGGAACTCATCGTCGTCCGCAAGGGTGCGACCCCTGCCTTCCCCGGCCAGAAGAGCTTCGTGGGCGGCAGCATGGGCGACGACGCGGTGATCCTGCAGGGCACCCCCGACCCCGACCCCGAAACCCGCGCCCTGCAGGAAGCCGCGCTCTTCTCCACCGTCCACGGCGCGGGCCGGGTGATGAGCCGTCGCCAGGCCCTCGGCAAGGTGGACCGTAAGACCGGGAAGATTCTCCAGCCGGGGCAGGTCACCCAGGAAGCGATGGAGAAGTGGCTCCAGCAGAAGGGCGTGATCCTGCGCGGGGGCGGGCTCGACGAGAGCCCCCAGGTGTACCGCCGCCTGCCGGAGGTGCTCGAGGCCCAGGGCAAGACCATCGAGGTGCTGCACACCCTGCGCCCGCTGATCGTGGTGATGGCCGGGGCGAACGAGTTTGACCCGTATAAGGACTAGGCTCTGAGCGACGCACGGCGACAACACCGTGCGCCGTAACTGATAACCACCCGCTCACATTTGCCCTGCTTGATCCCGATTAGCCGCAAAATACTCTTCCCGCGTTGAAGCTGTGGGTAGGGCAAACATCATAACCACATACGCCAGTGCGCCCGCCCCCGCCGTGGGAGTTGCCAGCAGCAGAAAGACCAGACCAACCCAGTCCACGCGGACGCTCGAGTAAGCCAACAACCCTTGACAGACCCCCCAATACCTTCGTGTGCTACCCCAAGAGAACCCGGCTGCAAATGACCCAGCCCCCCAAACTCAGACACCTTTACCCTGCCTCTCGTGCGATGTCCTGAGTCTCTTGCCCCAGCGCCTCTTCCATCACCTCCCACCTCCCTCGGCGTTCGGTAGCCCAGTCCCGCGTGCAACCGCCCCTCGGGGGAGTATCTCAGCCTCTCCCTGACCACCTCCTTCAGCTCCGCGAGTGTCTTTGCCTCCCGAAACAGCTCCTTCCCCTCCCCAAAACTCTCCATCATCGGGTTTCCCTTCGCCCCCATCAGGCTGTAGGAGACCCTTTGCCCGTCCCGTAGAAGTAGCGTCCCCACCCCGTCGTGGCTCAGGAAGGGTCCCCCTTGGTCGTGGTGTACCGGAGGACTCCCCCTCTGGGCGCCTCCTCCCACGCCCCCAGGGGCAGCTCCCAGGAGCGCCAGCCGGAAATGGGACCGCAGGCTCTCCAGGTCCTCGACGTCCGAGCCGAGCGACACGTCCTCGGGCCGCACCCCGGCCGCCGACCTCCCACGCCCCCGCTGGTCGTAGTAGATGAGGCGGTACCAGCGGGCCAGGCGGTCCGTGTCGGGGAGCAAGTAGGTGTGGTCAAAATCCGGCCCGCCGTGCAGGACGATGACGGGTTGCCCCTGCCCGATTTCCCGGTAGAACAGGCGGGCGTTCTCGAGCGGGATGAACCCCTCGAGCGGGCCCGATGCATCAGACCAGGGAGCAGGCCTCATGGGTGAGACCTACTCGATGAATTCCAGCTTCTCCGGCGGCGGCCCGGGAAACTTGGCGTAGGCGGGCGCGTCCGGGCGGACGTACACTAGTTCCCGCACCGCCCGCACCCCCTGGTCGATAGCCGAGTGGGCGTAGGCATAAGCCCCCGAGTCCGAGTTGGCGATGGCCACCCTCCCCCACTTCCTGCGGGCGGTCTCGATGGGCAGGGGGCCATCGGGCCAGAAGGCGTCCCAAGGCCGCATGTACTCGTAGGCGTAGCCGTGGGCCCAGCGGTTGACGGTGATGGCGGCGATGTCGCGGGCCGGGTCGAAGCCCCCGCCCGAGAGCGCGCGGCCTAGGAGGTCGCGGATAGTGCGCTCGAGGTCACGGAAGCTCAGGGTTTGCAGCCTGCGGCGGCCCTCGAGGGCCTGTTCCCGGCTGGGCTTGCCCGGCGAGGTCATCACCTTGCCCAGGTGCAGCAGCACGGGTTCGTCGGGCCGCTGGGCGAAGCGGTAAGCACCCATGCTCACCGGGAAGTCGATGCCCACGTCGTTGGCAAAGAAAGTGCCCGGTGCGCTGAAGTTGCCGATCTTGAGCCGGTCGAAGGCCCGCCAGTTGCGGATCGCCACGTTGGTGTACAGAAGCGGAACCTTGACCTGATCCTTAAGAGCCTCAACCTGCTCAGCAGGCAATTCGTCGGTGATATAGGGGATTACCTTGTGCCAGCAGGCCAGAATCACGTGCCCGGCCCGCACGCTTTGCAGCCCGCCCTTACCCACGTAGGTGACCTCGACCTCCTGGGCAGTGGCCGGATCGCCCAGGTGCCGCACCCGCACCACCGTCGCGCCCAGGCGCAGCCGCACCGGGCGGTTGGGCACATCGAGCTGGGCGTAGTCCACCCGCTGGGTGACCAGGTCTTCCATGCTGCGCCCCTTGAGCGCCCTGGGGATCAGGCGGCGCACCAGGGCACGGGCAATCCCCGCGTTGCCGTCGGGAAAATGGTAGATGTAATCGTCGGGGTCGGTGCGGGCCAGCCGCCCGCTGGGGCTCATGGTCTTGTAGATCTTCTCGCCCAGGTCCATGCCGTCGAAGCCGGGGTTGTGGTTAGCCCAGGCGTCGAGGCAGGTAGTGGCGTCAATGCCCACCCCGAAGTAGGGCTCGGTGCTGCTCTGAAAGATCGTCACCAGTTGAGGGTCGGCCTTGACGGTCTCGAGCAAGAACTCCTTGTAGGTGATGCGCGAGAGCCGCTCGAACTTCTCGGCGCGGCTTAGCCCCTCGAGGTAGTCGGGCGGGTTGTCGAGGAGGCGGATCAGGTCCTGCTTGGCCTTGGGGTTGAGCGGGGTCTTGGGCACCCAGTCGGCAGCCTTTTCCCCCACCCGCACCAGCTGGTTGCTGCCGAAGACCTCCCGGGCGAAGAACATCCCCTCGCCCAGGCCGCGTTTGTCGAACCACTCCCCGTCGTAGTAGCCCTCAAACTTTTTGGGTTCGATGCCGATGTCCGCGAGCAGCTTGTTCACCGCGGGGCTGAAGTAAGAGGGGGTCTGCATGGACTGCGAACCCCCATAGCCGATGAGGGTGCGACCCCCCACCCTGAACTCGTTGCGCTTGGCGTGGCCGCCGAAGTCGTCGAGGGGGTCCAGCAGCAGCACTTTGGCCCCCGGCGAGAGCTGGCGGTAGTGGAAAGCCGCCGCCAGCCCGCTGATTCCGGCCCCTACTACCACCAGGTCGTAGCGCTCTTTGGTGGGGCGAACCGAGCCGGGCTCGAGGCGGAAGGTTCCGTCCCGTACCGCGTGCATCACGCTCTGCACCCCCTCGTACTGCCCGCGCAAGCCAGTCAGGCGGGCCGGGTCGGGCGCACCCTGGGCAAAGGCCCTGCTCGAGATGGCCGCCGCCCCCACCGTGATGGCTACCCCGTTTAAGAAATCCCGCCGGGTGATCTTGCGGTCCATACCGAGATCTTTATCTTCCTTCGAATACAACATAAACCCTCCCCATCGCACATAACCTCGAGCCCCGATTGATCCCGCTAAATTCTTCCTAGTTTTCCCATCCTACCGGATCAGCACACCGAAGCGATATAAGCTAAGGAGATGGTGCTCGCAAATGTAGAAGCCACCCGCCGCTTCGCGCGTAAGCTAGCCCAAGCCCTACCCGAGGGGACCTTAGTGCTCCTTACCGGGCCGCTGGGGGCAGGGAAAACCACGTTGGTCAAATTCATCGCCGAAGCATTAGGGTTCAAAGGTGAGGTGACTAGCCCCACCTACACCCTCATCCACGAGTACCCCACCGAGCACGGCCCTATCGTGCACATCGATGCCTACCGGCTGGCCAACCAGGAGGAGCTTTTTAACCTGGGGCTCGAGGACTACCTCCCCGAAGCCCGGCTGGTGCTGATCGAGTGGGGCAAGCCCGAGGTGTTCCCCGATAGCCTCGAGGTACGCCTGACCCCCCAGGGCGACATCCGCAGCGTGGAGCTATTAACCCACGGCAAAGCGCCTGCCATCCCGGGCCTTTAGCCCATCAGCTATCGACTACCGACCATCACCACCTCAAAGATTCGCCCGCAGGAACTCCAACAGCGCTGCCCAGGCTTGCAGGGACTCGAGGTACACTGCCGATTTTTCCCCCTGTTTGCGCAGGGTCTTGCGGCTCACCAGGAAACCGTGGGCGCTGTGGGGGTAGAGGAGCAACCGGTAGGGTTGGCCTCTGGCCTCCAAGGCCTTGGCCAGCGCCCTAGCCTGATCGGGCGGCACAACGGTATCCTTGGCCCCTTGTAGGATTAGCACCGGCATTGTGCCGGGGAGCTTTTCGACGACCCCCAGCCCGTGCCGGATGCGAAAACTCTGAGGCCGGTCCTGGGGGCCGCCCCCGTAGGTGCGCAGGGTGAGTTCGTCTTGGCCGAGTTGGCCGGTGCGCACTAGATAGTTGTACCAGGTATAGATATCGGCGATCCCGTAGGCGAAGACCAAGGCCCTGATCCCATCCGTGCGGGAAGCGGCTAAGAGGCTCACCAAGGCTCCGTGGCTGGTGCCCACCGCAGCGATGCGGCTAGGATCCACCCGGGGCTGTTGGCGGAGCCACTCGAGCCCCGCCAGCACGTCATCCACCTCACCCTTAGCGACCTCAACTACCCCCTCCGAGCCATCC
This window harbors:
- a CDS encoding alpha/beta hydrolase family protein: MVRWLGALISLGLGLAQPVYSGVQEQALTYLSDGLRIKARVFWPVGEGPFPAVLFNHGGVDGLSEGTLERCRELAQAGYVVFASSYRGEDGSEGVVEVAKGEVDDVLAGLEWLRQQPRVDPSRIAAVGTSHGALVSLLAASRTDGIRALVFAYGIADIYTWYNYLVRTGQLGQDELTLRTYGGGPQDRPQSFRIRHGLGVVEKLPGTMPVLILQGAKDTVVPPDQARALAKALEARGQPYRLLLYPHSAHGFLVSRKTLRKQGEKSAVYLESLQAWAALLEFLRANL
- a CDS encoding RtcB family protein, with protein sequence MRWEKGIPVFGQHDAQTLSQLCDVASRAEKAALMADGHLGYIMPVGGVVAYRNKVSVAGVGFDIACGNAAIRTDLKLEQIQPHLEALADEIASTISFGIGRSNKSDDAPIHHPLFEDPAWEAIPDKGEQEALREKARAQLGTVGSGNHYVDVFADEQNRIWVGVHFGSRGLGHTVASGFMALFQNRPWGSRGAEVEALLDLSSELGQAYWALMNLAGRYAYVGREWVARKVVQILGGRELELVHNHHNFAWKEFHGGQELIVVRKGATPAFPGQKSFVGGSMGDDAVILQGTPDPDPETRALQEAALFSTVHGAGRVMSRRQALGKVDRKTGKILQPGQVTQEAMEKWLQQKGVILRGGGLDESPQVYRRLPEVLEAQGKTIEVLHTLRPLIVVMAGANEFDPYKD
- a CDS encoding NAD(P)/FAD-dependent oxidoreductase, producing MDRKITRRDFLNGVAITVGAAAISSRAFAQGAPDPARLTGLRGQYEGVQSVMHAVRDGTFRLEPGSVRPTKERYDLVVVGAGISGLAAAFHYRQLSPGAKVLLLDPLDDFGGHAKRNEFRVGGRTLIGYGGSQSMQTPSYFSPAVNKLLADIGIEPKKFEGYYDGEWFDKRGLGEGMFFAREVFGSNQLVRVGEKAADWVPKTPLNPKAKQDLIRLLDNPPDYLEGLSRAEKFERLSRITYKEFLLETVKADPQLVTIFQSSTEPYFGVGIDATTCLDAWANHNPGFDGMDLGEKIYKTMSPSGRLARTDPDDYIYHFPDGNAGIARALVRRLIPRALKGRSMEDLVTQRVDYAQLDVPNRPVRLRLGATVVRVRHLGDPATAQEVEVTYVGKGGLQSVRAGHVILACWHKVIPYITDELPAEQVEALKDQVKVPLLYTNVAIRNWRAFDRLKIGNFSAPGTFFANDVGIDFPVSMGAYRFAQRPDEPVLLHLGKVMTSPGKPSREQALEGRRRLQTLSFRDLERTIRDLLGRALSGGGFDPARDIAAITVNRWAHGYAYEYMRPWDAFWPDGPLPIETARRKWGRVAIANSDSGAYAYAHSAIDQGVRAVRELVYVRPDAPAYAKFPGPPPEKLEFIE
- the tsaE gene encoding tRNA (adenosine(37)-N6)-threonylcarbamoyltransferase complex ATPase subunit type 1 TsaE, yielding MVLANVEATRRFARKLAQALPEGTLVLLTGPLGAGKTTLVKFIAEALGFKGEVTSPTYTLIHEYPTEHGPIVHIDAYRLANQEELFNLGLEDYLPEARLVLIEWGKPEVFPDSLEVRLTPQGDIRSVELLTHGKAPAIPGL